The following nucleotide sequence is from Rubrivirga sp. SAORIC476.
GATTACACGACTTAACTCACCAGTCCCGATCTCATGAGAACACCCGAGTCCGCGCCCCTCCCCGATGCAGTCGTCTTCATCGCCGCCAGCGTCGACGGCTACATCGCCCGCCTCGACGGCTCCCTCGACTGGCTCCCCGAGGCAGACCCGCAAGAGGATTACGGGTACGCCACGTTCATGGCGACCGTAGACGCCCTCGTGATGGGCCGCAAGACCTACGAGGTCGTCCGCGGGTTCGGGGGCGACTGGCCGTATGCCGGGACGCCGGTGGTCGTGCTGAGCCATGGCCAGCCGATCCTCCCCGAGGGCGCCGAGGTCGAGGTACTGGCGCTCTCCCCTGCCGACGTGCTGGCCGTTCTCGGCGCCCGCGGCGCCCGCCGCGTCTATGTGGACGGCGGGCAGACCCTCCAGGCGTTTCTTCGCGCCGGGCTCGTCCGCGAGCTCACTGTGACCCGGATTCCGGTCCTGCTCGGCGATGGCATTCCGCTCTTCGGCTCCCTCCCGGCCGATGTGGCGCTGACGCACGTCGAGACACAGTCCTTCTCGTCGGGACTCGTCCAGAGTCGCTACCGGATCGATGGCTGACAGGAGGCAGGCCTCCGCATGAGCAGCCCGGCGTGGCCGATGGGGCGGGAATCAGGACGCGGCCGGTCGGCGGTCGAGGCTCCGCCGGTAGCTTGCTCCACCCCACCCCCGGCCGTCCATGTTCAGGCTCCTGCTGGCGCTCGCCCTCGCCGCCCCGCTCGCCGCCCAGCCGAGCGCTCCGACGGACCCCGCCTCGGTCCCCCCGCCGACCGACCGAGAGGTCGCGGCCGTCTTCACCGACGAGCCTCCCCGCGTCGACGGCCACCTCGACGAACTGCTCTGGGACCGCATCGAGCCCGTCCGCACGTTCACGCAGGTCTGGCCCGACACCGGCGAGCCGTCCACTGAGGCCACCGAAGTCCGGATCGCCTACGACCGCGACAACCTCTACTTCGCGTTCACCAACCTCGACGCCAACCCGGAGCTGATCCGCGCGAAGAACCTGGAGCGCGGCGGGCGCAACGACCGCGACGACCACGTCTACATCGGCCTCGACACGTACCGCGACGGCCGCAACGCGTACCTCTTCGAGATGAACGCGCTCGGCACCCAGGACGACGCGACGGTCACGGACGAGGGCCTAACCATCGACAGCTTCTCGTGGGACGCGGTCTACCGCTCGGAGACCGTCATCGACGACCGGGGCTGGACGATGGAAGTCGCCATCCCCTTCCGTCAGCTCCGCTTCCCCGAGGGGGACGACCTGTCGTTCGGGCTCATGCTCTCACGCATGATCAACCGCAAGAACGAGCGCGTGATGTGGCCGGAGATCGGCCTGGACCGCGGCAGCAGCTTCGCCGCCCTCGCCACGGTCTCCCAGTACGGCGTGCTGACCGGCCTCCGCGGCATCGCCCGCGGGCGCAACATCGAGATCAAGCCGTACGGCATCACTGGCGGCCAGCAGTCGCGCCCGGACCTGGCCACCACCACCCCGACGCCCGACGTCTCGGCCGACGCGGGGGTCGACATCAAGTACGGCATCACCTCCAACCTGACCCTGGACCTGACCGTCAACACCGACTTTGCGCAGGTCGAGGCGGACAACGTGCAGGTCAACCTGAGCCGCTTCAGCCTCTTCTTCCCCGAGAAGCGGGAGTTCTTCCTCGAACGGTCGGGGCTCTTCGAGCACGGCGCTCCGCGGCAGGCACAGACCTTCTTCTCGCGGCGGATCGGGCTGAACGAAGACATCCTGGCGGGCGTCCGCGTGACCGGACAGCTCGGACCGGTGTCGGTCGGTGCACTCAACATCGAGACCGGCCCCGGCATGGGCGACCTCTTCGGCGGGCAGTCGACCAACAACACGGTCGTCCGCGCGCGCGCCGATGTGCTGCCGCGAGCGACGGTCGGCGGCATCGTGACGAACCTGGAGGCACCGGGCCGCAGCAACCAGGCGGCGGGCGTCGACGGGCAAGTCAGGTTCGGCGCCAACAGCCTCGTCGAGGGCTGGGTGACCCAGGTCTGGGACTCCGACGACGCCCTCTCGAGTGCAGCGGGGCAGTTCACGACCCAGCTCGGCACCGACAAGGCCGCTGTCGCGGCGAGCTACACGAGCATTGGCTCGACCTACGCACCGGCCCTCGGGTTCGTCCGCCGGCAGGACCAGCGGGCCGTGACCGTCAACAGCGTGTACCGGCCGCTCGTCACGTGGTCGGCGCTCCCCATTCTGCGGCGCGTGGTGGCGGAGGCCGCCGGGTCCACGATCTCCGGGCAGGACGGCGACCTCCAGTCCAACTCGCTCGCCGCCGCCCTCACCGCCGACCTCTACCGCCGAGACCGCGTGTCGCTCGGCATCGAGCGCCAGTTCGAGCGGCTCGAGGACCCGTTCACGCTCCGCGACGGTGAGACGGTTGTCCCTGGCGACTACACGTTTGTGCAGGCGTCCCTCAGCGGCGAGACCGATTCGAGCCGCCCGATCTTCGCCTCCGCCTCGGCGTCGACCGGCGGCTTCTTCAGCGGCGACCGCACCGACCTCGGGGTCAACGTGGGCTGGCGCCAGTCGCAGCACCTCGTGCTGGAGGGCGGGCTCGACCACACCATCATCGACCTCGGCAACGGCAACTTCACGACGACCATCGGCTCGCTCTCGGCGCTCACGGCCTTCTCGCGCGAGCTGTTCGGGCGCACGCTCGTCCAGTACGACAACGTCTCGCGCCAGCTCCGCGTCAACGTCCGCCTCAACTGGATCCACACGCCGGGCAGCGACCTGTTCGTGGTGTTCAACACCGCGTACGGCTTCATCGACGAGGGCGAGGACCCGTTCGACCCACGCCGGACCGTCGTCCTCCGCGACCGCGTCGCCGTGGTCAAGATGACGTATCTGGTACTGATCTAGGCGGACGCGCGCCCGATGTGGTCGGGACCGGCGGGGACAGCACTCTCTCGATGGCGCCGAGCGCGTCCCCGAGCCCGTCTGCACCGCCCAGCTGCCCTGAGAGTGCACCCGCCTCGGCGAGGAAGTCGGCGATGTGGGTGGCGCGCAGCGTGCGGTACACGGCACGGCCCCGGCCCATCCGCTCCAGGTAGGCCGCGTTCAGCCCCTGCTCGTAGATGCCCCGGTTCGGGACCGCGAGGATCGGCTTGCCGAGGTGGAGCGCTTCACTGAGCAGCGTGAAGCCTGCCGTGCAGACCAGCGCGCGGCACGACCCGAGGTCGGCGAGAAACGCGTCGCCGGAGGGCGGTCGGAAGGTGACGTTCGGCGGCCCGTCCACCACGCCGACGCCGTAGACCACGAATCGGGCATCGACCTTCGCCAGCGTGCGGGCCAGTCCTGCGGCCCCGGTCGACCCGTTGACGTAGACGAGGACGTGCTCGCCGTCGGTCGGCGTCAGCGCGCGGACCTCGGGGCGCAGGATCGGCGCCAGGTAGGTCGCCCGGCTCGGGTCGCGCAGCGGCGGGCGGAAGAACGTGGTGATGAGCCGTCGCGCGGGGTCGGGCGCCACGATCGACTGCACGGCCCGACTGGCGACGAACGCACTGAACGTGTTGAAGGGGCTCCCCTCCGGCGCCTCGGTCACCGCCTCGGTCACGACCTGCTGGTGATCGAGGCTGACCACCGGGATGCCGAGGCGGGATGCTGCGCGGTGAGCGTAGCGGTCGAAATCGGACACGACGAGGTCGGGCGCGAGACGTTCGATGTCCGTGGCGAGGCGACGGACGATGAGCGGGGACCCGAACACGGCGGCGGCATTGCGGAAGCCGGTCGTAAGCAGCAGCAGCCGGTTTCGCCACATGACCTGTCGGAGCGTCGGCGCGGGGAGCACGGGCTCGCCGAGAGACTCCAGCACTGCACGCGCCGTCCCTCCTCCACAGAACGTGACCTCGTGGCCTCGCGCCCGCAGGCCGTGCGCGACCGCCAGCCCACGCGACGTGTGCCCCCGGCCCTGGCCGCTCAGCGCGTACAGGATGCGAGCCATGGGCTAGGCCTGCACCGGAGACATGCCCACGAGCACCGCCCTCACGGAGTCCAGATCCTGGTGACGAGGGGGGGCGGGCATGACGAGAGCAGCTCTGGAAACGGACGCGGGGACATCGAAGCAGGTGCCCGTCCATCGGACGACTCGGCACGTGAACCTCGCGAGGCCGACGGAAAGCTACGCGACCAGGCCGCGCGAGCGAGCAGACCCCACCGAGCCGCTAACCCACCATGACGGCCCGGAGACGGGCGGGGGCATCGTGGTCCACCCGATGTACACCGTCGGCCACCCGTACCTGAACACCTTCGACAGCGGGGCGCTTCTGCACGTCGTAGTCAGGCCCCGGCCGCCGCGTCCTCGTCGGGCTGGGCGGCCGGGTCGGCACTGCCTCTGCCCCCGTCCGGCGAGAGAACGCCGACGATGTCGGAGGTCGTGGCCAGGATGAGGCAAGCGCCCTCACGCCGAAGCTCGTCCTCGGTTCCGAATCCGCACAGCACCCCGACGGCCTGCGCCCCCCCCGCGCGGGCCGCCTGCATGTCGACCGTCGTGTCCCCGATGACGAGGCAGCGCTCTGGCTCGACCCCCATCGCCTCGGCGGCGAAGTAGAGCGGGTCCGGGAAGGGCTTCATCTGGGGCGTCGTCTGCGCGCCCGCGACGGCGGTAAAACAGTCCTGCACGCCGTGGTGCTCCAGGAACGCCCGGATGCGCCCTTCCTCACCCGTCGAGATTGCGCTGATCGGGTACCGGTCGCAGAGCTGGTGCAGCATCTCGGCGACGCCCGGTACCATGTCGTGGAAGTCCTCGTCTGCCGCATCCACCGGGTGCAGTTCCGAGCGGTCGCGCTGCCCGCGCACTCGTCCCAGGAGCCCCCCGATGACGCGCTTGGCTGCCGAGAGCTCGTCGTCGAGGCCGAGGCGGTCGAGCGCTCCGTACGCCGTGTTGACCGGTGTCTCGGCCCCCATCACGAGCCGTCGGGCCAGTTCTGTGGCACGCCGGCCGCTGATCAGCGGAACGGCGTCCAACACGGCAGCGATCTGAGCGACGAGATGGTCGTCGGTGTCGGAGAGCGTACCGTCGACATCGAACACGAGAGCGTCGACGCGGGAGAGGTCGAGGGACATCAGGAAGCGGGAATCGGAGGGAAAGGACTCGTGGAAGCCCGAACCCCGCGTCCTGTTTCCGAACTCAACGGTCGCGCGCTCCCACCAGAGCTCCCGCGCGACCTTCCGGTGCAGACACCCCGAGCGGACCACAGACTCGAGAATTCAAGCGCCGGGATTCACCCTGGGTGCCTCGCAATAGGCAAATCCACGGGAATGGTCCAGACACGTGTCGACACGTGGCGATGGGGTCGCCTCCGTGGGGTGACGGCAGTCGGTCGCAGTGGGAAACTTCTGCTTGACGAGGTTTCTTTGGACCACGCAGACTTTTCGGGCACAACAGATTGCACCACCGGCTTCATGTCCGCTACATTCTGCCAGGGTCAAGTTCCCGCTGTTGATAACTTTCTGCGGCTCGGGCGACACCCTCCGTCCCCCCTCACCACCACCCCCGCTCGGATGAACCGCCTCATCCCGACGATGTCCATCGCCGCCGCCCTGGTCGGCATCGGCGTCTACGTCGTGTTCCTGTTCTAGACGGCCTGCCGTCTGGTGTGCGAGCGCCGCCCGGGATTCGTCCCCGGCGGCGCTCGCGTCTTTTCGGGGGTCTCGGCTAGCCCGCCGCTGCCGCCACCTCGTAGACGGTGACGGGCCCGCCCGAGGCCGGGTCGAACCGGCAGCCCGCCTCGACGCCCACGGCAGCTAGCGCCCCCGCATCGAGGTCACCTCCGTCCACCTCGGCCCAGCGCGCGTGCATGGCACCGAGCGCGAACGGTGCGCCGGAGCCCATCGCCCAGAAGCGCGAGAACTCGTGGACCTCGCGCATGTCATACACGCCGAAGATGCCCGTCGGCGCGGCGATCAGAAGCGACACCTGCGTGCTCTCGTACGGGTCCCCCTCCTGCTCGGTGTCTGGGTTGAGGTAATACTCCTCCTTGAGGACCGGGTGCAGCGCGCGGAACGTCTCGAAGATGCCACGGCGCGAGCTGAGGTCGGCCTCCTCGAACCGCTCCAACGCGTCCTGGATCACCAGGTGGTGCGCCGTGTAGCCGACGACGCCGACGAACGCGTCGCCCACCGCGATGACCTTCTCCCCGGCCGCGTCGAGGTCGGGCGGCAGGCGGAGGTCGTTGAACGTGGTCAGCGCGTCCGAGGCAATGGCGATGCCGGACGGCGTGCGGGTGACAGTGAGGGTGGACA
It contains:
- a CDS encoding HAD family hydrolase → MSLDLSRVDALVFDVDGTLSDTDDHLVAQIAAVLDAVPLISGRRATELARRLVMGAETPVNTAYGALDRLGLDDELSAAKRVIGGLLGRVRGQRDRSELHPVDAADEDFHDMVPGVAEMLHQLCDRYPISAISTGEEGRIRAFLEHHGVQDCFTAVAGAQTTPQMKPFPDPLYFAAEAMGVEPERCLVIGDTTVDMQAARAGGAQAVGVLCGFGTEDELRREGACLILATTSDIVGVLSPDGGRGSADPAAQPDEDAAAGA
- a CDS encoding glycosyltransferase family protein, producing MARILYALSGQGRGHTSRGLAVAHGLRARGHEVTFCGGGTARAVLESLGEPVLPAPTLRQVMWRNRLLLLTTGFRNAAAVFGSPLIVRRLATDIERLAPDLVVSDFDRYAHRAASRLGIPVVSLDHQQVVTEAVTEAPEGSPFNTFSAFVASRAVQSIVAPDPARRLITTFFRPPLRDPSRATYLAPILRPEVRALTPTDGEHVLVYVNGSTGAAGLARTLAKVDARFVVYGVGVVDGPPNVTFRPPSGDAFLADLGSCRALVCTAGFTLLSEALHLGKPILAVPNRGIYEQGLNAAYLERMGRGRAVYRTLRATHIADFLAEAGALSGQLGGADGLGDALGAIERVLSPPVPTTSGARPPRSVPDTSS
- a CDS encoding dihydrofolate reductase family protein; translated protein: MRTPESAPLPDAVVFIAASVDGYIARLDGSLDWLPEADPQEDYGYATFMATVDALVMGRKTYEVVRGFGGDWPYAGTPVVVLSHGQPILPEGAEVEVLALSPADVLAVLGARGARRVYVDGGQTLQAFLRAGLVRELTVTRIPVLLGDGIPLFGSLPADVALTHVETQSFSSGLVQSRYRIDG
- a CDS encoding carbohydrate binding family 9 domain-containing protein, whose protein sequence is MFRLLLALALAAPLAAQPSAPTDPASVPPPTDREVAAVFTDEPPRVDGHLDELLWDRIEPVRTFTQVWPDTGEPSTEATEVRIAYDRDNLYFAFTNLDANPELIRAKNLERGGRNDRDDHVYIGLDTYRDGRNAYLFEMNALGTQDDATVTDEGLTIDSFSWDAVYRSETVIDDRGWTMEVAIPFRQLRFPEGDDLSFGLMLSRMINRKNERVMWPEIGLDRGSSFAALATVSQYGVLTGLRGIARGRNIEIKPYGITGGQQSRPDLATTTPTPDVSADAGVDIKYGITSNLTLDLTVNTDFAQVEADNVQVNLSRFSLFFPEKREFFLERSGLFEHGAPRQAQTFFSRRIGLNEDILAGVRVTGQLGPVSVGALNIETGPGMGDLFGGQSTNNTVVRARADVLPRATVGGIVTNLEAPGRSNQAAGVDGQVRFGANSLVEGWVTQVWDSDDALSSAAGQFTTQLGTDKAAVAASYTSIGSTYAPALGFVRRQDQRAVTVNSVYRPLVTWSALPILRRVVAEAAGSTISGQDGDLQSNSLAAALTADLYRRDRVSLGIERQFERLEDPFTLRDGETVVPGDYTFVQASLSGETDSSRPIFASASASTGGFFSGDRTDLGVNVGWRQSQHLVLEGGLDHTIIDLGNGNFTTTIGSLSALTAFSRELFGRTLVQYDNVSRQLRVNVRLNWIHTPGSDLFVVFNTAYGFIDEGEDPFDPRRTVVLRDRVAVVKMTYLVLI
- a CDS encoding MFS transporter: MSTLTVTRTPSGIAIASDALTTFNDLRLPPDLDAAGEKVIAVGDAFVGVVGYTAHHLVIQDALERFEEADLSSRRGIFETFRALHPVLKEEYYLNPDTEQEGDPYESTQVSLLIAAPTGIFGVYDMREVHEFSRFWAMGSGAPFALGAMHARWAEVDGGDLDAGALAAVGVEAGCRFDPASGGPVTVYEVAAAAG